A portion of the Oncorhynchus gorbuscha isolate QuinsamMale2020 ecotype Even-year linkage group LG07, OgorEven_v1.0, whole genome shotgun sequence genome contains these proteins:
- the LOC124039903 gene encoding DCN1-like protein 3 yields the protein MGQCVTKCKNPSSSLGSKSGDKEPGSKSHHKKCGGTGGSGGGGHKEEPSSLSSKASSELMFNGTKNALEVTVETTMIPTSAMMGDLRNEEHSVTDGEGPSLLRIEELFCCYKDPQEESILEEGMERFCNDLYVDPAEFRVLVLAWKFQAATMCKFTRKEFVDGCRAIKADSLEGICSRFPFMLLEAQGEENFKELYRFTFQFGLDADEGQRSLQRDIAIALWRLVFTQDTPAILEHWLEFLGENPSGVRGISRDTWNMFLNFTQAIGPDLSNYSEDEAWPSLFDTFVEWEMERRRKEEQLKRAEEEDRGCTETDESSPSSTDRLETEGGRGSQTWGGQ from the exons ATGGGCCAGTGTGTCACCAAGTGTAAGAACCCATCGTCCTCGCTCGGGAGCAAGAGTGGCGACAAGGAGCCTGGGTCCAAGTCCCACCACAAGAAATGCGGGGGCACGGGAGGCAGTGGGGGAGGAGGACACAAGGAGGAGCCCAGCTCCCTGAGCAGCAAGGCCTCCAGTGAGCTCATGTTCAATGGCACCAAGAATGCCTTGGAGGTTACCGTGGAGACCACGATGATCCCCACATCGGCCATGATGGGGGACCTGAGGAATGAGGAGCACTCGGTGACAGATGGGGAGGGGCCGTCCTTGCTGCGCATCGAGGAGCTTTTCTGCTGCTACAAGGACCCGCAAGAGGAGTCTATCTTGGAGGAGGGCATGGAGAGGTTCTGCAACGACCTGTACGTGGACCCCGCCGAGTTCCGTGTGCTGGTCCTCGCTTGGAAGTTTCAGGCTGCCACCATGTGCAAGTTTACAAG GAAGGAGTTTGTAGACGGATGCAGGGCGATCAAGGCAGACAGTCTCGAGGGCATCTGCTCCCGGTTCCCCTTCATGCTGCTGGAGGCGCAGGGCGAGGAGAACTTCAAGGAGCTGTACCGCTTCACCTTCCAGTTCGGCCTGGACGCTGATGAAGGCCAGCGCTCGCTGCAGCGTGACATTGCCATTGCGCTGTGGCGCTTGGTCTTCACGCAGGACACGCCAGCCATCCTCGAGCACTGGCTGGAGTTCCTGGGCGAGAACCCGTCAGGTGTGCGGGGCATCTCGCGGGACACCTGGAACATGTTCCTCAACTTCACGCAGGCCATCGGGCCGGACCTGAGCAACTACAGCGAGGACGAGGCCTGGCCAAGCCTCTTTGACACCTTTGTAGAGTGGGAGATGGAGCGCAGGAGAAAAGAAGAGCAGTTAaagagggcagaggaggaggacaggggatgCACTGAGACAGATGAGAGCTCTCCCTCCAGTACAGACAGACTTGAAACAGAGGGTGGACGGGGCTCACAGACCTGGGGGGGGCAATGA